A region from the Pseudonocardia petroleophila genome encodes:
- a CDS encoding enoyl-CoA hydratase/isomerase family protein, translated as MTDDPAVLLARDDVDPAVAVLTLNRPARYNALTVELKTALLAAVRELAAADDVRALVVTGSGKAFCVGQDLGEHAESLRAEASSAFDTVTEHYNPIVLGLADLPFPVVAAINGPCVGAGLGFAMTCDLRIAAAGLKFSTAFVGIGLTADSGLSASLAHAVGVPRAKELLLLNETFTAEDAANWGLVRAVVPAEEVLSAALDLARKLAAGPTRAYAEVKRAVHLGAVSDLPTVLAEEGAAQTRLAATEDHVGAVDAFLDKRKPEFRGR; from the coding sequence GTGACCGATGACCCCGCCGTCCTGCTCGCCCGCGACGACGTCGACCCGGCCGTCGCCGTCCTCACGCTCAACCGGCCGGCGCGCTACAACGCGCTGACCGTGGAGCTGAAGACCGCGCTGCTGGCCGCGGTACGGGAACTGGCCGCAGCCGACGACGTCCGCGCGCTGGTGGTCACCGGGTCGGGCAAGGCGTTCTGCGTCGGCCAGGACCTCGGCGAGCACGCGGAGTCCCTGCGCGCCGAGGCGTCCTCCGCGTTCGACACGGTCACCGAGCACTACAACCCGATCGTCCTGGGCCTCGCCGACCTGCCGTTCCCGGTGGTCGCCGCGATCAACGGGCCGTGCGTGGGAGCCGGTCTCGGCTTCGCGATGACGTGCGACCTGCGGATCGCCGCCGCGGGCCTGAAGTTCTCCACCGCGTTCGTCGGGATCGGGCTGACGGCCGACTCCGGGCTCTCCGCGAGCCTCGCGCACGCCGTCGGGGTCCCCCGCGCGAAGGAGCTGCTGCTGCTCAACGAGACCTTCACCGCCGAGGACGCCGCGAACTGGGGCCTCGTGCGGGCCGTCGTCCCGGCGGAGGAGGTGCTGTCCGCGGCGCTCGACCTCGCCCGGAAGCTCGCCGCCGGGCCGACGAGGGCGTACGCGGAGGTCAAGCGCGCGGTGCACCTCGGGGCGGTGTCCGACCTGCCGACCGTCCTCGCGGAGGAGGGGGCGGCCCAGACGCGGCTCGCCGCCACCGAGGACCACGTCGGGGCCGTCGACGCCTTCCTGGACAAGCGGAAGCCGGAGTTCCGGGGCCGATGA
- the paaB gene encoding 1,2-phenylacetyl-CoA epoxidase subunit PaaB — MSDGFTAEGGHGAVPTEGVETGSGKPKRRSWPLYEVFVRGKRGLNHVHVGSLHAADDEMALHNARDVYTRRNEGVSIWVVKADHISASSPDEKDSFFDPAADKVYRHPTFYAIPEDVPHL; from the coding sequence ATGAGCGACGGCTTCACCGCGGAGGGCGGCCACGGGGCCGTACCGACCGAGGGCGTCGAGACCGGTTCCGGGAAGCCGAAGCGCCGCTCCTGGCCGCTCTACGAGGTGTTCGTGCGCGGCAAGCGCGGTCTCAACCACGTGCACGTCGGCTCGCTGCACGCCGCCGACGACGAGATGGCGCTGCACAACGCGCGCGACGTCTACACGCGCCGCAACGAGGGCGTCAGCATCTGGGTGGTGAAGGCCGACCACATCTCCGCGTCGAGCCCCGACGAGAAGGACTCGTTCTTCGACCCCGCGGCCGACAAGGTCTACCGCCACCCGACGTTCTACGCGATCCCCGAGGACGTGCCGCACCTGTGA
- the paaZ gene encoding phenylacetic acid degradation bifunctional protein PaaZ encodes MTVLRSHVQGSWFTPSVEGRPLHDAVTGEEIARISSDGVDFAGALEYGRTVGGPALRALTFHQRAALLKALGQHLREHREELYAVSAQTGATLGDSKFDVDGGIGVLLAYASKAKRELPNDTVYVDGAVEPLGRGGTFLGQHVCTPLHGVAVQVNAFNFPVWGPLEKFAPAFLAGVPSIVKPASPTAFLTAKLTELVVGSGLLPDGAWQFVAGSVGDLFDHLTGQDLVSFTGSASTAQTLRTHPAIVRNSVRFSAEADSLNLSALGPDAVPGTDEFDLFVKGLVAEMTVKAGQKCTAIRRAFVPTEHVDAVVEAASARLAEVTVGHPGADGVRMGALASLEQREEVRRSVKALDDAGRIVFGDPDQVDVVGADADRGAFVSPILLVGDPERSEPHEVEAFGPVSTILPYTSTEQLIDFAARGQGSLAGSIVTADTAWAREVVLGVAPWHGRLLVLNARDAKESTGHGSPMPQLVHGGPGRAGGGEEMGGIRGVLHHMQRTAIQGDPDTLAAITGRWVTGAQRHESDVHPFRKHLEKLRPGDTLVAGPRVVTQEDVEHFAEFTGDTFYAHMDAEAAAANPLFGERVAHGYLIVSLAAGLFVDPDPGPVLANFGVDDLRFLTPVKFGDALTVTLTCKQLTPRDSAGYGEVRWDADVTRQDGESVARYDVLTLVAKQES; translated from the coding sequence ATGACAGTCCTGCGCAGCCACGTCCAGGGGAGCTGGTTCACCCCCTCCGTCGAGGGCAGGCCCCTGCACGACGCGGTCACCGGGGAGGAGATCGCCCGGATCTCCTCCGACGGCGTGGACTTCGCCGGGGCGCTGGAGTACGGCCGCACCGTCGGCGGGCCCGCGCTGCGCGCGCTGACCTTCCACCAGCGCGCCGCGCTGCTCAAGGCGCTGGGCCAGCACCTGCGCGAGCACCGCGAGGAGCTCTACGCCGTCTCCGCGCAGACCGGCGCCACGCTCGGCGACTCGAAGTTCGACGTCGACGGCGGCATCGGCGTCCTGCTCGCCTACGCCTCCAAGGCCAAGCGCGAGCTGCCCAACGACACCGTCTACGTCGACGGCGCCGTCGAGCCGCTGGGCCGCGGCGGCACGTTCCTCGGCCAGCACGTCTGCACCCCGCTGCACGGCGTCGCGGTGCAGGTCAACGCGTTCAACTTCCCGGTGTGGGGGCCGCTGGAGAAGTTCGCGCCCGCGTTCCTCGCGGGCGTCCCGAGCATCGTCAAGCCGGCCAGCCCGACCGCGTTCCTCACGGCGAAGCTCACCGAGCTGGTCGTCGGCTCCGGGCTGCTGCCCGACGGCGCGTGGCAGTTCGTCGCGGGCTCGGTCGGCGACCTGTTCGACCACCTCACCGGCCAGGACCTCGTCTCCTTCACCGGATCCGCGTCGACGGCGCAGACCCTGCGCACGCACCCCGCGATCGTCCGGAACTCGGTGCGGTTCTCCGCGGAGGCCGACTCGCTCAACCTCTCCGCGCTCGGCCCGGACGCCGTCCCCGGCACCGACGAGTTCGACCTGTTCGTGAAGGGCCTCGTCGCCGAGATGACGGTGAAAGCCGGGCAGAAGTGCACCGCGATCCGGCGCGCGTTCGTGCCGACCGAGCACGTCGACGCGGTGGTCGAGGCGGCCTCGGCGCGGCTGGCGGAGGTCACCGTCGGCCACCCCGGCGCCGACGGCGTCCGGATGGGGGCGCTGGCCAGCCTGGAGCAGCGCGAGGAGGTGCGGCGCAGCGTCAAGGCGCTCGACGACGCCGGACGCATCGTCTTCGGCGACCCCGACCAGGTCGACGTGGTGGGCGCCGACGCCGACCGCGGCGCCTTCGTCTCCCCGATCCTGCTGGTCGGCGACCCGGAGCGGTCCGAGCCGCACGAGGTGGAGGCGTTCGGGCCGGTCTCGACGATCCTCCCGTACACCTCGACCGAGCAGCTGATCGACTTCGCCGCCCGGGGCCAGGGCAGCCTGGCCGGCTCGATCGTCACCGCCGACACCGCGTGGGCCCGCGAGGTCGTGCTCGGCGTCGCGCCGTGGCACGGCCGGCTGCTGGTGCTCAACGCCCGCGACGCGAAGGAGTCGACGGGCCACGGCTCGCCGATGCCGCAGCTCGTGCACGGCGGCCCCGGCCGCGCAGGCGGCGGCGAGGAGATGGGCGGCATCCGCGGGGTCCTGCACCACATGCAGCGCACCGCGATCCAGGGCGACCCGGACACCCTCGCCGCGATCACCGGCCGCTGGGTCACCGGGGCGCAGCGCCACGAGAGCGACGTCCACCCGTTCCGCAAGCACCTCGAGAAGCTCCGGCCCGGCGACACGCTCGTCGCCGGGCCGCGCGTCGTCACCCAGGAGGACGTCGAGCACTTCGCCGAGTTCACCGGCGACACGTTCTACGCCCACATGGACGCCGAGGCCGCCGCGGCGAACCCGCTGTTCGGCGAGCGCGTCGCGCACGGCTACCTGATCGTCTCCCTGGCCGCCGGCCTGTTCGTCGACCCCGACCCCGGCCCGGTGCTCGCCAACTTCGGCGTCGACGACCTGCGGTTCCTCACGCCGGTGAAGTTCGGCGACGCCCTGACCGTCACGCTCACCTGCAAGCAGCTCACCCCCCGCGACTCGGCCGGTTACGGCGAGGTCCGCTGGGACGCCGACGTCACGCGCCAGGACGGCGAGTCCGTCGCGCGCTACGACGTGCTGACCCTCGTCGCGAAGCAGGAGTCATGA
- a CDS encoding MerR family transcriptional regulator yields the protein MTVPRLLTVGEAARALGMCRTTLLAAEESGLLVPSRTPGGHRRYDPADLDRFLGRARPAPAPPPTDPAPQAVHLVPAVRAAVRPLARALDAESAGVYLAGEDAGLRFCAAFGVPRWLAERLADTPAPAAVAQAHSARRHRVFDPAEVAFPEPRSTGHGAAVPLCADDAEPVGALFVITRSDRGLLPADLRTVEAFGSVVASLVRSLLRVTELELRLARIAALSG from the coding sequence ATGACGGTGCCCCGGCTGTTGACGGTGGGCGAGGCCGCCCGCGCGCTCGGCATGTGCCGCACGACGCTGCTCGCGGCGGAGGAGTCCGGGTTGCTCGTGCCGAGCCGCACGCCGGGCGGGCACCGCCGCTACGACCCCGCCGACCTCGACCGCTTCCTGGGGCGGGCCCGTCCCGCGCCCGCGCCGCCGCCCACCGACCCCGCACCCCAGGCGGTGCACCTCGTGCCCGCCGTCCGGGCCGCGGTGCGCCCGCTGGCCCGGGCCCTGGACGCGGAGTCGGCGGGCGTCTACCTGGCCGGGGAGGACGCGGGCCTGCGCTTCTGCGCGGCGTTCGGCGTGCCGCGCTGGCTGGCCGAGCGGCTCGCCGACACCCCCGCCCCCGCGGCCGTCGCCCAGGCCCACTCCGCCCGCCGGCACCGCGTGTTCGACCCGGCGGAGGTCGCGTTCCCCGAGCCGCGCTCGACCGGGCACGGCGCGGCGGTGCCGCTGTGCGCCGACGACGCCGAGCCCGTCGGTGCCCTGTTCGTGATCACCCGGTCCGACCGGGGGCTGCTCCCGGCCGACCTGCGGACCGTGGAGGCGTTCGGGTCGGTCGTCGCCTCGCTGGTCCGGTCGCTGCTCCGGGTCACCGAGCTCGAGCTGCGGCTCGCCCGGATCGCCGCCCTGTCGGGGTGA
- the paaC gene encoding 1,2-phenylacetyl-CoA epoxidase subunit PaaC, with amino-acid sequence MNASHDTEQNAYQSLSETTEHDDPRWAFGTGVEDVAAEITSPVPDGVDPADLAAYCLMLGDDALLCSHRLSEWVSNAPELEEEVALANTALDLLGQARVLLARAGHVEGRDRDEDALAYLRTDAEFRNVALAELSDDLDFARAIARLLIFSSWRLALLHRLLGSADPVIAAVAGKGVKELTYHRDYAARWTLRLGDGTDESHARMQAALDALWPYVGELFRTSDEERRLVEAGVAVDPADTREEVDAVLDQVLEKATLTRPDRPFIGTIGGRSGRQGVHTEHLGHALAEMQSLARQHPGATW; translated from the coding sequence GTGAACGCGTCACACGACACCGAGCAGAACGCCTACCAGTCCCTGTCCGAGACCACCGAGCACGACGACCCGCGCTGGGCGTTCGGCACGGGCGTCGAGGACGTGGCGGCGGAGATCACCTCGCCGGTGCCCGACGGCGTCGACCCGGCCGATCTCGCCGCCTACTGCCTGATGCTCGGCGACGACGCGCTGCTGTGCAGCCACCGGCTCTCCGAGTGGGTCAGCAACGCCCCCGAGCTGGAGGAGGAGGTCGCGCTGGCCAACACCGCGCTCGACCTCCTCGGCCAGGCCCGCGTGCTGCTGGCCCGCGCCGGGCACGTCGAGGGGCGGGACCGCGACGAGGACGCGCTCGCCTACCTGCGCACCGACGCCGAGTTCCGCAACGTCGCGCTCGCCGAGCTGTCCGACGACCTCGACTTCGCCCGCGCGATCGCCCGGCTGCTGATCTTCTCGTCGTGGCGCCTCGCGCTGCTGCACCGCCTGCTCGGCTCGGCCGACCCGGTGATCGCCGCCGTCGCGGGCAAGGGCGTCAAGGAGCTGACCTACCACCGCGACTACGCGGCGCGCTGGACGCTGCGCCTGGGCGACGGCACCGACGAGTCGCACGCGCGGATGCAGGCCGCCCTCGACGCCCTGTGGCCCTACGTCGGCGAGCTGTTCCGCACCTCCGACGAGGAGCGCAGGCTCGTCGAGGCCGGGGTGGCGGTGGATCCGGCCGACACCCGCGAGGAGGTCGACGCGGTGCTCGACCAGGTGCTGGAGAAGGCCACGCTCACCCGTCCGGACCGTCCCTTCATCGGCACCATCGGCGGCCGCAGCGGGCGCCAGGGCGTGCACACCGAGCACCTCGGCCACGCGCTCGCGGAGATGCAGAGCCTGGCGCGGCAGCACCCGGGCGCGACGTGGTGA
- a CDS encoding SDR family oxidoreductase has protein sequence MAAKPVDLTGQVALVTGAARGQGRSHCLALADAGADIAALDVCTDLDVPAYPLATRAELDDVVAEVTARGRRAVPLVADVRDPASVEAAVAAVEDAFGRLDVLVNNAAVVTSAPFWELSEQQWSAVVDTNLSGVWRTTKAASALLRRSPRGRVVHIGSTGGVRAVPEFAHYVAAKHGVVGLTRAMAIELAPDAVTVNAILPGAVDSPMLSGLADELGLTPDDVHKRWLHDQLLMEVISPDEVTGALMWLLSDPARHVTGHCLAVDGGALAR, from the coding sequence GTGGCAGCGAAACCCGTCGACCTCACCGGACAGGTCGCCCTCGTGACCGGCGCGGCGCGCGGCCAGGGCCGCTCGCACTGCCTCGCCCTCGCCGACGCCGGGGCCGACATCGCCGCCCTCGACGTCTGCACGGACCTCGACGTGCCCGCCTACCCGCTGGCCACCCGCGCGGAGCTCGACGACGTGGTCGCCGAGGTCACCGCGCGCGGCCGGCGCGCGGTCCCGCTCGTGGCCGACGTGCGCGACCCCGCCTCGGTCGAGGCCGCGGTCGCGGCCGTCGAGGACGCGTTCGGCCGGCTCGACGTGCTAGTGAACAACGCCGCCGTCGTCACCAGCGCCCCGTTCTGGGAGCTGTCGGAGCAGCAGTGGAGCGCCGTCGTCGACACGAACCTGTCCGGGGTCTGGCGCACCACCAAGGCCGCGTCCGCGCTGCTGCGGCGCTCCCCGCGCGGCCGGGTCGTGCACATCGGGTCCACCGGCGGGGTGCGCGCGGTGCCGGAGTTCGCGCACTACGTGGCGGCCAAGCACGGCGTCGTCGGGCTGACGCGGGCGATGGCGATCGAGCTGGCCCCCGACGCCGTCACCGTCAACGCGATCCTGCCCGGCGCCGTCGACTCGCCGATGCTCTCCGGCCTCGCCGACGAGCTCGGCCTCACCCCCGACGACGTGCACAAGCGCTGGCTGCACGACCAGCTGCTGATGGAGGTCATCTCGCCCGACGAGGTGACCGGGGCGCTGATGTGGCTGCTGTCCGACCCGGCCCGGCACGTCACGGGCCACTGCCTCGCCGTGGACGGGGGAGCACTCGCCCGCTGA
- the paaK gene encoding phenylacetate--CoA ligase PaaK translates to MTATTRRLGDAPAPETLDAAERMSVDELRALQLSRLQWTLRHAYDNVPHYRRSFDAAGVRPEDCRELADIAAFPMTTKADLRDNYPYGMFAVPQSEVRRIHASSGTTGRPTVVGYTAQDIEDWAGLIARSIRAAGGRPGQRVHNAYGYGLFTGGLGAHYGIEKLGATAIPISGGMTPRQVQLIMDFEPDVIMVTPSYLLTIIDEFERQGIDPRSSTLKVGIFGAEPWTEQMRLEIEERMDIHAVDIYGLSEVMGPGVSQECVETKDGLHVWEDHFLPEVVDPLDATPLPDGEEGELLFTSLTKQALPIIRYRTRDLTTLLPGTARPSMRRMAKITGRSDDMIILRGVNVFPTQIEEIVLRTPGLSPHFQLHLTTQGRLDALGVRVEARPDASPADRAAGAAALTKAVKDTVGVTVTCEVLDPDTLERSVGKLKRLYDERDR, encoded by the coding sequence ATGACCGCAACCACCCGGCGCCTCGGCGACGCCCCCGCCCCGGAGACCCTCGACGCGGCCGAGCGCATGTCGGTCGACGAGCTGCGCGCGCTGCAGCTCAGCCGCCTGCAGTGGACCCTGCGGCACGCCTACGACAACGTGCCGCACTACCGCCGCTCCTTCGACGCCGCGGGGGTGCGTCCCGAGGACTGCCGCGAGCTCGCCGACATCGCGGCGTTCCCGATGACGACGAAGGCCGACCTGCGCGACAACTACCCGTACGGCATGTTCGCCGTGCCGCAGTCGGAGGTGCGGCGCATCCACGCCAGCTCCGGCACCACCGGCCGCCCGACGGTCGTCGGCTACACCGCGCAGGACATCGAGGACTGGGCCGGGCTGATCGCCCGCTCCATCCGCGCGGCGGGCGGGCGCCCGGGCCAGCGCGTGCACAACGCCTACGGCTACGGCCTGTTCACCGGCGGCCTCGGCGCCCACTACGGCATCGAGAAGCTCGGGGCCACGGCGATCCCGATCTCCGGCGGCATGACCCCCCGCCAGGTCCAGCTGATCATGGACTTCGAGCCGGACGTCATCATGGTCACGCCGTCCTACCTGCTCACGATCATCGACGAGTTCGAGCGCCAGGGCATCGACCCCCGCTCCTCGACGCTGAAGGTCGGGATCTTCGGCGCGGAGCCGTGGACCGAGCAGATGCGCCTGGAGATCGAGGAGCGCATGGACATCCACGCCGTCGACATCTACGGGCTGTCCGAGGTCATGGGGCCCGGCGTGTCGCAGGAGTGCGTGGAGACCAAGGACGGGCTGCACGTCTGGGAGGACCACTTCCTGCCCGAGGTCGTCGACCCGCTCGACGCCACCCCGCTGCCCGACGGCGAGGAGGGCGAGCTGCTGTTCACGAGCCTGACCAAGCAGGCGCTGCCGATCATCCGCTACCGCACGCGCGACCTCACGACGCTGCTGCCCGGCACCGCCCGGCCGTCGATGCGCCGGATGGCCAAGATCACCGGCCGCAGCGACGACATGATCATCCTGCGCGGGGTGAACGTGTTCCCCACGCAGATCGAGGAGATCGTGCTGCGGACGCCGGGGCTCTCGCCGCACTTCCAGCTGCACCTGACGACGCAGGGCCGCCTCGACGCGCTCGGGGTCCGGGTCGAGGCCCGTCCGGACGCGTCCCCGGCCGACCGGGCGGCCGGCGCGGCCGCGCTGACCAAGGCCGTCAAGGACACCGTCGGGGTCACCGTCACCTGCGAGGTGCTGGACCCGGACACCCTGGAGCGCTCGGTGGGCAAGCTCAAGCGGCTCTACGACGAGCGCGACCGCTGA
- a CDS encoding TetR/AcrR family transcriptional regulator, translated as MTSAARARRPSHGPGSLLEVAVGEFNTRGYDATSMEDLSRAAGITKSSFYHHFAGKEALLRAALERAIDGLFAVLDTDGARTGTPLTRLRHIVRGQVEVLVEELPYVTLLLRVRGNTESERWALERRREFDAQIAALVRAAVDAGEIRIGVEPALAARLLSGLVNSVVEWARPGRGTSTLPDEVARAAFEGILPAR; from the coding sequence ATGACCAGCGCCGCGCGCGCCCGCCGCCCCAGCCACGGGCCGGGGTCGCTGCTGGAGGTGGCCGTCGGGGAGTTCAACACCCGCGGCTACGACGCCACGTCGATGGAGGACCTCTCCCGCGCGGCCGGCATCACGAAGTCGTCGTTCTACCACCACTTCGCGGGCAAGGAGGCGCTGCTGCGGGCGGCGCTGGAGCGCGCGATCGACGGCCTGTTCGCCGTACTCGACACCGACGGCGCCCGCACCGGCACCCCGCTGACGCGGCTGCGCCACATCGTGCGCGGCCAGGTCGAGGTGCTGGTCGAGGAGCTGCCCTACGTGACGCTGCTGCTGCGGGTGCGGGGCAACACCGAGAGCGAGCGGTGGGCGCTGGAGCGCCGCCGCGAGTTCGACGCGCAGATCGCCGCGCTGGTGCGCGCGGCCGTCGATGCGGGGGAGATCCGGATCGGGGTGGAGCCCGCGCTGGCGGCGCGGCTGCTGTCCGGGCTGGTCAACTCCGTCGTGGAGTGGGCGCGGCCCGGCCGCGGCACGTCGACGCTGCCCGACGAGGTGGCGCGGGCGGCGTTCGAGGGGATCCTCCCGGCGCGATGA
- the paaA gene encoding 1,2-phenylacetyl-CoA epoxidase subunit PaaA: MDEFEAQFDATIAADQRVEPRDWMPEAYRRTLIRQIAQHAHSEIIGMQPEGNWILRAPSLRRKSILLAKVQDEAGHGMYLYAAAETLGVDREELTEKLIDGKQKYSSIFNYPTLSYADIGVIGWLVDGAAICNQVPLCRCSYGPYARAMIRICKEESFHQRQGYELLLAMVNGTDRQREMVQESVNRFWWPSLMMFGPPDDDSPNSAQSMEWGIKRHTNDELRQRFVDMSVPQAKALGVTFPDPELVWNEERQAHDYGEPDWDEFKAVIAGSGPANAQRVAHRRRAHENGAWVREAARAYAEKQDARKAVAA; encoded by the coding sequence GTGGACGAGTTCGAAGCCCAGTTCGACGCGACGATCGCCGCGGACCAGCGCGTGGAGCCCCGGGACTGGATGCCCGAGGCGTACCGCAGGACGCTGATCCGGCAGATCGCGCAGCACGCGCACTCGGAGATCATCGGGATGCAGCCCGAGGGCAACTGGATCCTGCGGGCGCCGTCGCTGCGCCGGAAGTCGATCCTGCTGGCCAAGGTGCAGGACGAGGCCGGGCACGGCATGTACCTCTACGCGGCCGCCGAGACGCTCGGCGTCGACCGCGAGGAGCTCACCGAGAAGCTCATCGACGGCAAGCAGAAGTACTCCTCGATCTTCAACTACCCCACGCTGAGCTACGCCGACATCGGCGTCATCGGCTGGCTGGTCGACGGCGCGGCGATCTGCAACCAGGTGCCGCTGTGCCGCTGCTCCTACGGGCCGTACGCCCGGGCGATGATCCGGATCTGCAAGGAGGAGTCGTTCCACCAGCGGCAGGGCTACGAGCTGCTGCTCGCGATGGTCAACGGCACCGACCGCCAGCGCGAGATGGTGCAGGAGTCGGTGAACCGGTTCTGGTGGCCGTCGCTGATGATGTTCGGCCCGCCCGACGACGACTCGCCCAACTCCGCGCAGTCGATGGAGTGGGGCATCAAGCGCCACACCAACGACGAGCTGCGCCAGCGCTTCGTCGACATGTCGGTGCCGCAGGCGAAGGCGCTCGGCGTCACGTTCCCGGACCCGGAGCTGGTGTGGAACGAGGAGAGGCAGGCGCACGACTACGGCGAGCCCGACTGGGACGAGTTCAAGGCCGTCATCGCCGGGTCCGGCCCGGCCAACGCGCAGCGCGTCGCGCACCGCCGCCGCGCCCACGAGAACGGGGCCTGGGTGCGCGAGGCGGCCCGGGCGTACGCGGAGAAGCAGGACGCGCGGAAGGCGGTCGCGGCATGA
- a CDS encoding mycofactocin-coupled SDR family oxidoreductase, translated as MAGRLEGKVALVSGAARGQGRSHAVRLAQEGADVIAFDVCSQLGTVPYPLATPDDLAETVRQVEELDRRIVAREADVRDSGALTALVAEGVGELGRLDVVCANAGIATFAENAWSITDEAWDEMIAVNLTGVWRTVQAAIPTMIDGGDGGSIVITSSTAGIKGMAGIAHYAAAKHGVVGLMRTLAIELAPHSIRVNTVHPTGVNTPMVVNDFTAQFLATDDGAANIQNLLPVEMVEAVDISNAVVWLASDEARYVTGVSLPVDAGFLQK; from the coding sequence ATGGCTGGACGCCTGGAGGGCAAGGTCGCGCTGGTCTCGGGGGCCGCGCGCGGACAGGGACGGTCGCACGCGGTGCGGCTGGCGCAGGAGGGCGCGGACGTCATCGCTTTCGACGTGTGCAGCCAGCTCGGCACGGTCCCCTACCCGCTGGCCACCCCGGACGACCTCGCGGAGACCGTGCGGCAGGTCGAGGAGCTGGACCGCCGGATCGTCGCCCGCGAGGCCGACGTCCGCGACTCCGGCGCGCTCACCGCGCTGGTCGCCGAGGGCGTCGGCGAGCTGGGCCGGCTCGACGTCGTGTGCGCCAACGCCGGCATCGCCACGTTCGCGGAGAACGCGTGGTCGATCACCGACGAGGCGTGGGACGAGATGATCGCGGTGAACCTCACCGGGGTGTGGCGCACGGTGCAGGCCGCGATCCCCACCATGATCGACGGCGGCGACGGCGGCTCGATCGTCATCACCAGCTCCACCGCGGGCATCAAGGGCATGGCCGGGATCGCGCACTACGCCGCGGCCAAGCACGGGGTCGTCGGGCTGATGCGGACGCTGGCCATCGAGCTGGCCCCGCACTCGATCCGGGTCAACACCGTGCACCCGACCGGGGTGAACACGCCGATGGTCGTCAACGACTTCACGGCGCAGTTCCTGGCCACCGACGACGGCGCGGCCAACATCCAGAACCTGCTGCCGGTGGAGATGGTCGAGGCCGTCGACATCTCCAACGCGGTCGTCTGGCTGGCCTCCGACGAGGCCCGCTACGTCACCGGGGTGTCGCTGCCCGTCGACGCGGGGTTCCTGCAGAAGTGA
- a CDS encoding mycofactocin-coupled SDR family oxidoreductase, translated as MGKFDGKVVLITGGARGQGRSHALAFAREGADIAFCDIAAQLESVPYPMARPEDLDETVALVEELDRRCVAVRADVRDPGQVQAFVDRARTELGRVDVLLANAGIFTFSTIAEMTDDAWREMIDVNLTGVFHAMRAVLPAMVEQGSGRIIATSSTAGKMGFPNIGHYVATKWGVIGLVKSLAQEVGGNGITVNAICPTGVDTGMIQNEAAYRLFLPDLENPTRDDAAPAFQTLNAIPVPWIEPVDISNAMLFLASDEARYITGETLAVAAGATATNAG; from the coding sequence ATGGGGAAGTTCGACGGCAAGGTCGTACTGATCACCGGAGGGGCCCGCGGCCAGGGCCGCTCGCACGCGCTCGCGTTCGCCCGCGAGGGGGCCGACATCGCCTTCTGCGACATCGCCGCTCAGCTGGAGTCCGTGCCCTACCCGATGGCCCGGCCGGAGGACCTCGACGAGACCGTCGCGCTCGTCGAGGAGCTGGACCGGCGCTGCGTCGCCGTCCGCGCGGACGTGCGCGACCCGGGCCAGGTGCAGGCGTTCGTCGACCGGGCCCGCACCGAGCTGGGCCGCGTGGACGTCCTGCTGGCCAACGCGGGCATCTTCACGTTCTCCACGATCGCGGAGATGACCGACGACGCCTGGCGGGAGATGATCGACGTCAACCTCACCGGCGTCTTCCACGCGATGCGCGCCGTGCTGCCGGCGATGGTCGAGCAGGGCTCCGGCCGGATCATCGCCACCTCGTCGACCGCCGGGAAGATGGGCTTCCCGAACATCGGGCACTACGTGGCCACGAAGTGGGGCGTGATCGGGCTGGTGAAGTCGCTCGCGCAGGAGGTCGGCGGCAACGGGATCACGGTGAACGCGATCTGCCCCACCGGCGTCGACACCGGCATGATCCAGAACGAGGCGGCCTACCGGCTGTTCCTCCCCGACCTGGAGAACCCGACCCGCGACGACGCCGCGCCGGCGTTCCAGACGCTGAACGCGATCCCGGTGCCGTGGATCGAGCCCGTCGACATCTCCAACGCCATGCTGTTCCTGGCCTCCGACGAGGCCCGGTACATCACCGGCGAGACCCTCGCGGTGGCGGCGGGCGCCACCGCGACCAACGCGGGCTGA
- a CDS encoding GNAT family N-acetyltransferase, protein MTEFAERGPVDDLALSQLHAAAFGENARLVAWGARLERHSLTWFTAHDGGRLIGFVNVAWDGDRHAFLLDTVVAAEHRGRGVGRELVARAVRAAADAGCTWLHVDFAEDLRPFYLDRCGLAPTAAGLVRLHR, encoded by the coding sequence ATGACGGAGTTCGCCGAGCGCGGTCCCGTCGACGACCTCGCGCTGTCGCAGCTGCACGCCGCCGCGTTCGGGGAGAACGCCCGGCTGGTCGCGTGGGGCGCCCGCCTGGAGCGCCACAGCCTCACCTGGTTCACCGCGCACGACGGCGGGCGGCTGATCGGGTTCGTCAACGTCGCGTGGGACGGCGACCGGCACGCGTTCCTGCTGGACACGGTCGTCGCGGCGGAGCACCGCGGGCGCGGCGTCGGGCGGGAGCTGGTGGCGCGGGCGGTGCGGGCGGCCGCCGACGCGGGCTGCACCTGGCTGCACGTCGACTTCGCCGAGGACCTGCGCCCCTTCTACCTCGACCGCTGCGGCCTCGCGCCCACCGCGGCGGGCCTGGTGCGGCTGCACCGCTGA